From the Methanobacterium sp. CWC-01 genome, the window GCTGCTGCAGATAATCCTCCGAATCCGGCTCCTACTACTATAACTTTCATTTTTTTCCACCAAAGATGCTCTTAAAACTATGTACAAATATGGGGTCTATTTTCATAGACATTAAGATAGTATTTGCTAACTTACTATAAAAATTTTAACTTTAAAGGCACAATATAATTAATATTGAGTGTTTACGGGGTAATATTCTAGATAAAAAGACTGAATTTACAGAAATTTCTTTATTCTGAGTATTTCCCAGATTAAAGGAGTTGAACGCAGCTTGAACCTGGAAGATTTCATAAATCTACTTAAACTGGGACGTTTCCACTTTCTGGGGGCGGGTTTTTTCTTATTCACCGCGGGTGCCCTCCTGGCGGTGCTTTTTAACTTTCCCTCCTCCCTGGAAAGATTCTTATGGGCTTACTTGGTAGTGATGCCGGCCCATCTTTCGGTGTCCTACAGCAACGATTACTTCGACGTGGAGGTGGATAAACATGGAGAGCCCACCCTGTTTACCGGGGGCAGTGGCATCCTGGTCAAGCATCCCCACCTGCGACCCCTGGCTCGGAGAATTGCCCTCACCCTCATCGGGGGTTCCATCCTGCTGGCGGTCCTATTCACCATTTATTTTCAGGTGCCCCTGTTTCTGGTCCTGAGCATTCTGGGTGTTTTCCTGGCCTGGTACTACTCCGCCCCACCCCTGCAACTTTCCTATCGTGGCTGGGGGGAAGTAGCCATGGTAGCCAGTGGATTTTTAATTCCCAGTCTGGGTTTCCTGTCCCTGGCCGGTTACCTGACCCTGGAGAGTGTCATCTTCACCCTGCCCCTGATGTGCTACCAGGTGCTGTTTATCATGAGCGTGGAGATCCCTGACCTGGAAAGTGATGTGAAGGGAGCTAAACACACCTATGTAGCGGATCATGGCCGTTTAGCCGGGTTTAGATTGGCCGGTATTTTCGGGTCATTAGCTACGATCTTCTTCCTGTTACTATCCTTTTCTAATCTATTTGTGGTGCCCGATTTCAGGGTGGTGGCCCTGATTTCACTGTTACCCACGGGTCTGGCTTTATGGTCCTGGTGGAAGAGCAGCAACCAGAAGGAGACAGCCACCAGACTGGCCACCTACAACCTGGTAGGCTTATTCAGTTGCATCATCATCCTGGATGCCTACTTCTGGGCCCTGACTTAAAAAAAATGTTCAATTTCTGGAGAAATCACCCACATGCCCTCCAGTCTCCTTTAAGATGTAGATTACGAAGATTATCCCTATCAATCCCGGAATGAACAGGCCCAGATAGAAGCATACCGCTGCCCAGAAGGACAGGATAAGAAACAGACTGGAGACCACTCCCCGGGGTGGGGGCTGTTGCAGGGAGGCGCCCAGGACCAGGAGGGCCAGGCCCGATGCCAGGGCTCCGGTTAATATCCAACCCAGAAAGTTCGCCAGGGGCACATCGTAGAAGAAGCCGGGCCAGAGGTAGTTCCAGAAGTTAAGGGCCACCGCTGCCGGGTCCAGGACCAGATCAGCGGCTAATACCAAAAGCGCCGTGGCTGCTATGAAGAGAATTTTAGGGCCCAAGGGGGTTTCACCAGACTTGATATCTTTACTACCATTTTTTAGGATGGTCATATTACCAGCCAGGTATATGCATCCCAGGAATAGGGGTACGTAGGCGAAGGGGACTGTGAAGGGAGTGTATCCAAAGACCTTAGTCCCAATGAGACCGGTGTATTCGAAGGGGCTGTAGGGGAATCCGGTGATGATGGCCAGGGTTTCAATGATCAGGGCGTAGATGCTGAATATTACTATGGTTACCAGGCCCTTCTTCCAGCCCAACCATAGTATCATGGCCGCGTAACAGGGTAGCGAGAGGGCGATGATGAATATAGCAGATATATTGGCCATTTGGGACTTTATCTCCACGTTAGCCACGAAAAAAGCGACTACTATCAGGATAACTGCGGTAATGTAGAAGTATTTACTATAATCCCAGTTGATTTGCACAGACCTTCTCCCCCTTATCCTTAATCTTTGCATCCAGTACCTTAAAAAATAATATATGAAAGAGCACATAATCTAAACCTATGAGCGTACCACCCTTCGGTAACTCCAAGCCAGATCTTAAACGGGTACGGGGAATACTGGGCGTCCTGTCCAAGTACCGCTTCGGAAACACCCTGATGCAGTTGGGCTTTAGAAGAAAGCTTTCACCCGAATTTCTGCTGGGTGGAGATCTGGGTAAGGAGTTAGATAACACCGCCCCCTCACGTTTCCGCGCTGCCTTGGAGGAGTTGGGAACCACCTACATTAAACTGGGCCAGGTCCTGAGCACCCGACCGGATCTGGTTGGTATGGAGATTGCCGATGAATTATCCAGACTGCAGGATGATGTGCCTCCGGTTCCCTTCAGCGAAATCAAAGCGGTGGTGGAGGAGGAACTGGGATCCCCCCTGGAGGAATTATTCCAGGAATTTGAAGAAAAATCCATAGCCTCGGCATCCATAGCCCAGGTGCACAAAGCCCGGCTGATGGATGGAACTGAAGTGGCGGTTAAAGTACAGAAAAGGGGAATCATCGATATTATAAAACAGGATGTAGCCATCATGCGCTACCTGGCCCAGCAGGCCGATACCCGGATCAGGAAGGTTAAATATTATAATTTCCCTGGAATAGTGGATGAATTCGAGAGAACTATACGTAGAGAACTTGATTTTGCCCAGGAAGCCCGTAACATTGAACGTTTCCGCACCCTCTTTGAGGGGGATGAGAAAGTTTCTGCCCCGGAGGTGTACCGGGACTACTCCACCAGTAAAGTCCTGACCATGGAGTTTATACATGGTACCAAGATCAGTGAACTTTTAGAATCGGATGAAAAGATTAGTGGCAAGACCATCGCGCTGGTGGGTACCGAGTGCTACTTTAAACAGATATTTATGCACGGATTCTTCCACGCCGACCCCCACCCGGGTAACATCATGGTATTACCCGGTAACCGTTTATGCTTCGTGGACTTCGGCATGACCGGCCACCTGGAACGGGAGTTCCGGGATGACTTGGCAGAATTATTCATCTACACCGCCAAGTACGATGTTAAAGGCATTATCAACCAGATGGTGTACATGCGGATGATCGATGAGGACTCGGACCTGGAACACTTCAAGTACACCCTGATGGACCTCCTGGACCAGTACTACGGGGCGGAGATCAAGGATGTGGGGGGTATGATCACCGAGTTCAGCATGCCCGACGTGGTCTCCGAGCACCAGCTGAAACTGCCCCGGGATTTCATACTCCTGGGCCGGGTGCTGAGCATGGCCGAGGATCTGGGAAGGAAACTGGACCCCAACTTCAATGGTATAGAAGTGGCGGAGCCCATGATCCGCAAACTCCTGAAGGGACGTTTAAATCCTCTGCGCTGGAGAAACTACCAGGTACGCTATCTCTTCGAAACCGAGCACCTCCTGAAGGATCTGCCCCAGACTATTAACCGTATCCTGATGCGGGCCGAGGATGGCCGGATCAAGATGGAGATCGAACACAAAGAACTGGATGAGTTCTCCCTACACCTGGAGAAGATCACCAACCGGGTGGCTCTGGCCCTGATCATATCCTCCCTCATCATCGGCTCTTCTCTCATCATGCAGAGTGACAAGGGGATGCCCATGCCCGGTATCGGCTTTTCCACCATAGGCAGCATCATATTCTTGGTGGGTGCGGCTCTGGCCATTGGTTTCTCCATTGCCATACTGCGGAAGTTCAGTTAAGAGTTTTAATGCAGTCTAAGGTTTCCACCACCACATTTCAAAGGGTGATAAGAGTTGTACGATTATTTCGAGGTTATTCTGGGCATTATCTTAGTTCTGATCTTAAGTATAATTCTGGGACTTTTAATGGGTAGTCTGGGATCCTATCTGGGATTTCTGGCGGCCACCATGGTGGTGGGTTACCGCAGTCGGAATGACCTTGCAAAAGGAGCACTGTGGGGTGCACTTTGCGCGGTATTGGCTGGGGTGGTGTTTATGGTAACCATGTTCCTCATGACTAGCTTAATTGGCTTCGGACCAGGGGCATCTATGATGGAAATGGGGATATTGGCTATGATCATTGGGCTCATGGTAGATGGGCTTATCGGTTCGGTGGGCGGTGCACTGGGATGGTTAATGTGGGCTAAAGGCTTTTAAAACACCTGTTTTTGGTGATATATCCTCATCCAAGTTTTCTTATAAGGCCCTTTTATTTTGTTGTCGAAAATTTTATATCATCAGGCAAAGAAATTATAAGCTGACTCAAAATATGAGGTGAAAAAATGAAAGAAACCAAAAAAGAAATGAAAGAAATAGTTAAGGAGATGTTGGACGACACGGCCCGTACCGTGGATAAAGTCCGCTTCGACATTGAAAAGTCACTGGTTGACTACAAGTTCCTGCCGGGAAAGGACATACTGGAAACTGATGAAAGCGTCATCGTGCACTTAATACTCCCCGGTATCAAAAAAGAGGACATTTCATTAAAGCTCACCGAATCCAAGTTGAAGGTTAAAGCCAAATTCGACGTGGAACACAGTATGGGTGGTAGCTTCGTAACGGTCAAAGATCGTAAGACTGGCTACATTCACCGAACGGTACGCCTGCCCAAGAAGGTGGTCCCTGAAGAAGCAGAGGCCAAATTCGAAAACGGTGTATTGAAGATTGAAATACCCAAACAGGAAAAAGACGAAGGCATCAGCGTCGATATACTGTAAAATTGACATATATCCGATTAAAACCGGATATGACCTATTTTTTTATAATTATTTTACAAACTGGATCGTAGTTGGTGATTGGTTGACCAAAACCGAAGAACTCATTACAGAATTAATTGGAAAATTTGAAGACGATGACCCCCTGGTACGATTTGAGGCCGCCCAGAAACTAGGGGAAATAGGTGATGAAGCCATAGACCCTCTGGTTAAACTTTTAAAATCCAATGATGACCAGATGCGCAAATACGCCACCGTGGCCCTGAAGAATATGGGCTCCGAACAGGTGGCTGATAGCCTCATAGCCGCCCTGAAGGACCCTGACTTTGGGGTGCGTAAATTCTCGGCCAAAGCCCTGGGTGAGCTTAAAAGCAGTAAAGCCGTGAAGCCCCTCTTGGAAACCTTGGAAGATGATGATTGGGGTGTTCGCTTGGCAGTGATGAAGGCCCTGGGGGATATAGGTGATGAAAAGGCTATAGATCCCATTAAAAAGGCTAGAAGAAAAGCCACCGGGGATAAAGACTTCAAGAAGGTGGCCAACAAGGCCCTGAAGAAGATACAGAAAAAATAATCCCTGAGGTTTTCCATATGTATCGGGTGATCTTCCAGCTTAATGAAGCAGATGACTACCGCATTAACCTGGTTTTGAACAATATAACCAACCTCCTGTATGATCTGAAGGAAGCGGAGATCGAACTGGTGGCCTATTCTCAGGGAGTGGTGCTATACCTGAAAGAGGAAAATCCCCACTTGGAACGTGTACAGAACCTTCAAGGGAAGGGTGTGCACCTTGCAGTGTGTAAAAACACCATGCGATCCCTGAATCTTAAACCCGAGGACCTGTTAGAGGGAGTTAGGGTGGTCCCTTCGGGTGTGGGTGAGCTGGTAAGAAGGCAGAAGGATGGCTGGATTTACATCCGTCCCTGATCAATTCTAATTTTTTTAATAAGTATACATCTATTTTTTCAGATCAAGAGTGTAAAGGTCCCTGCGCCGGTTTTTTAGAAGGGGCAGCTCCTGGCGGATTTCATCCACCCGGGAGGCCTTAATAGAAGCGTATAGTATTTCTTCCCCGATACCCGCCTGGAATATCACCTCTCCCCAGGGATCAGCCACCAGGGAATGTCCGTAGGCTACATAGGATGCTTTTTCATCCCTGGCCGGCGAGCAAGTGGCCAGGTAGACCTGATTATCCAGGGCCCGTGTCCGTGAGAGGATCTCCCAGTGGGCGGGGCCAGTGGTCAAGTTAAAGGCCCCGGGGAACACCAGGAGTTGGGCCCCCTGCAGGGTCATGAGCCGGGCTAGTTCCGGGAAGCGGATGTCATAACAGATGGCCACTCCCAGTTTGCCGAAATCCGTGTCCACCACGGTGACCTGGTCTCCAGGGGTGAGGGTTTCTGATTCTTTAAACTGTATCTGGCCGGGAACATCTATATCGAAGAGGTGCAGCTTACGGTGGCGGCCTATCAGTTCCCCGGTGGGGTTGTAGATGAAGCTGGTGTTGTAAATGTGGTCCTGGTCCCTTTCGGGTATGGATCCAGCTACCAGGTAGACCTCTGTGTCCCGGGCTGCGCGAGATACGGCCTTTAGGGTGGGACTTTCATCTGCTCCTTCGGCGTATGATGGGAACTGGTCGGTCTGGTAGGGGCAGTTGAACATCTCCGGTAAAACCACCAAGTCCGCCTTTTCTCCTGCTTTTCTTATGAATTTAACAGCTTTTTTGACATTCTGAGTCTTATCTAACCCTACTTTCATCTGGCACAGTGCTATTTGGAAATCATTCATGAGAATCATACCATTAGGGGTTGTCAGTTACAACTAATTCCTTCACCGCCTGTCCATCACTCCAGGCACCCATAAAACGTTGCTGGCTGGTGTTTCCCAGGGCATATTCCTGGTTGGTGCCCTTAAATGAGGCGTCTAAAAGTCCGTCCAGGAGTTTCCAGGTGCCGTAGTAGTCCTGGGCGTCAACCAGGAAGTGGAAGTCCTGGCCCAGAACATTGAAACTGGCTGCCAGGGGGGTGAAGTGGTCGGCCACCAGTTCCGGGGTTCCATGAGTATCAGAGACCATTAAAATGTAGTCCTTGTTCTGAGGGGGTATCTGGGGGGTGCTGTTTATGATCCGGATAGCATCATCCGCTCCCACCCAGGTGTCCTGGTCACCGGCCAGGGCTAAAAGCAGGGTATTAGGGGGGATGTTGCTCAGATTTGCGAGTAGGGGCCCTACCTGATCCTGGGAGGAACGGGAGCGGCCGGGTTCCACAGCGAAGACCGCCAGGGGTGGGGATAAACCGTAGGTCGCATAAGTGGAAGCCATGTTCACGCTGATCAGTCCCCCCACCGAGTGGCCCACAACGGCCCACTGGTCCCGGATGGGACGTACGTGGTTGCCGGTTTCCAGGACTTTCAGGGCCTCCAGGGTGGAGTTGAAGGCGTTGGGGGTGAAGTGGTCGGAGGGTGTGGTGAAGTCCTCCTGGTAGCGGGGATAAATCACGATGTAGCCCTGTTTTACCAGGTGATCTATCCAGGCCTGGTAGAAGGTGGGGGTGGTAGCCAGCCAGCCGTGGTTAAAAACCACCACTGGCGCCGATTCAGGTTGAGGTGAGGCAGGCTCAAATATCCAGTACTGGGTGGCTCCTTCACCATGGACACTGGTGGTAACCCCATTATGGGTGTAATTGGATCCCCCTGTACCGGTGAGGGGCTGGGATGGTGCCTGGACCGTGGCATTTACCAGGGGGAGAGAGAAAGAATTGATAATTAGTAGCATGGTGAGGATGATGAAGGTCTTAGATAATGCCCTGTGGTACATGTGCTTAATTATGAGATGTAGCCATATTATATTTTATCTAAACCAAGCAAAGAGGTGTTTTCATGAGCTGTTACTTACGCCATATGAAAGATGTCCTGGAAGAGGCAGACCTTCACCCCCAGGACCGGAAAGAACGTAAAGAGGTGGACCTGGCCATACGTCGAGTAGTGGGAAAAAGTGAAAAGGACAAGTGCAACGTGGTGTGGAAGGAGGTTAAGGTCTGGCTGGCGGATGATGAGCAGAAGGCCCTCCTGGTGGAGAAGTTAAAGGGTTAGAGGTATCCTGGAATGTTTGAAGAAGAACTGGAAACCCACCACTTGTTCATCACCCATAATGGCCCGGGAGATGAGGAGTACCTGGCCTTCTTCCAGAGACTACTGGAGGCTCCTGAGTTCGAGTGGAAGGACCATGGAGTTCCGGATATGAATCAGGAAGAAGAACTGGAGGACCAGATCCGATCGGCCCAGGTGGTGGTGGTGCTATCGGGACTCTACAACCGCCACCGGGAACTGGTTAAAAAACAAGTGGAACTAGCCCTTAAGCTGGATAAACCCATAATTTTAATCCGGCCCTACGGACTGGAAGAGGTACCCCCAGAACTGGATAAACTGGCCAGTGGGGTGGTGGGCTGGAATCGGGTGTGTATTGTGGAAACCATTCTGGACGTTTTGGGGATAGAATAGATTAACTAACCCTTTACAAGATAAACGAGATTAACCCTTTTCTAGAAACGAGATCATCGAAACATTTTCTAATTTATAATTATTTTTAATCCCCGGAGCTGGACCTTTCCCCCCATTTTTAGTAGATTTATTTAGTAGATTACCCCATACCACATGATGATGAACACCGAACAGATCACACCCGATATCCTGACTCGGGCATTGGAGGGGGTTAATTATCTGCCGGATGAGAACCTGGTGATAACCCTTTTCCTGGCGCTGCAGATGAAAAAGCCCATCCTGGTGGAGGGTCCTCCGGGCACTGGTAAGACCGAACTGGCCAAGGCTACTTCCAGGGCCCTGGGCCGTGAATTTTTCCGGGTGCAGTGCTACGAGGGCATCACCTTTGAACAGATCGTGGGGGAGTGGAACTACCAGAAGCAGCTCCTGCAACTGGAGATATCCCGGCAGAAAAGTGGGGAGGAGGACATCTTCCAGGAGGGCTTTTTCATTAAACGTCCCCTGCTCCAGGCCTTCATCAACCAGCAGCCCGCGGTGATACTCATTGACGAGATAGACAAGGCCGATGAGGAGGTGGAGAGCTTCCTCCTGCAGGCCCTGGGGGAGAAGGAGATCACCGTCAACGACCTGGGTACCTTCCAGCTGGCCAACGATCTGCTGGTGGTTTTAACTTCCAACTCCCAGCGCACCCTCCTGGATGAAACCCGGGACCGCTGTTTATATCTGTACCTGGACTACCCCGACCCGGAGCGGGAGCTAGAAATCGTGAAGGCTCTGGTACCCGAGGCACCTTTACCCCTCCTGAAAGAAGTGGTAAGCCTTATCCAGCGTATTCGAAGGATGGATATCCTTAAAAAACCATCCATACGGGCCACAGTGGACTGGGTGCGCAGTTTATTGACCCTGGGTGAAGAAGAACCATCACCGGAGGTTCTGACCGAAACCCTGGGGGTGGTGGTCAAGTCCCAGGAGGATCGTAAGAAGGTGAAGGAACATCTTTTCAAGTTAGAGGGACATCTCTACGATGATTTTTAAGGGAAAATCATGGATAAAATAGTTAATTTTTCAGATCTTTTAAGACGTAACGGGATCCCGGCCAGTATCCGGAGCACCCAGACTGCCTGTCAGGTGGTGGAACAATTCCATCTTAAGGAGCCCCAGCTGCAGGATGCCCTGGCGGCGGTGTACGTGAAAACCCAGGGCCAGCGGGAGAAGTTCAATACCCTCTATGAGACCTTTTTCCAGGGGAATCCGGCACCATCCCCCGAGGAGGATGTACCTAAAAAGAAGAAAGTTAAATCTGTCGTTAACATCCCCAGCGAGGGTAAGAACCAGCACCAATTCTTCTTTAATGAGGAAAATCAATCTGAACTTAAGGCCGTGGAGATTCAGTCCACCGAAGTTGATTACCAGCCACCCCTGGAGGATTACCTGGACCTGGATGAGAAACGGGACCTGCTGCATCAGGATATTAACACCCTGAATTCCTTCCAGCCAGAACTTTTCCAGTTATGTCAGGAGATGGGTAAAAAGATAGCCACTTTAAGAAGCCGGCGGATGCGCCAGGCCCAGAGGCTCCGGCCGGATGTGCGCCGCACCATCCGTAAGAACCTTAAAAATGGGGGCACCCTCCTGGAGCTGGTGAAAACCCGTCCCCGGATAAAGGGGGGTTACTACTATTTCCTGTGTGATGTGAGCGGTTCCTGCGACTGGATAAGTAACTGGTTCTTCTGCCTGGTCTACGCTGCCCAGAACAGCTTCCGCCGGGTTAGGGTCTTTGACTTTGATAACAAGGTAGTGGAAACCACCTCCGCCCTGGGGGAAACCGGACTCCTGGATGCCTTCACCCGGGTAAGGGACCTCCGGATGAAGAACCTGATGATCCACGGCACCTCCAACATGTACCAGGCATTCACAGACTTCCAGGACCGGGCCACATTAAATGGCAGGTCCAACCTCATAATCCTGAGTGACTGCCGGGACTGGGCCGGGCCCAAGGAGGATGGCCAGCCCCTCAGCGCATCCCTCATCCGGGAGATGGCTGGAAAGTCCCGGAGGGTGTTGATTTTCAACCCGGAGGAGAACAAGAAGTGGGATGTGGTGGATAGCTGCGTAACCGAGTACCGGGATGCCGGGGCTCAGGTGCATGAGGTGCGTAACCTGGAGCAGATGGCCCGGCTGGTCAGTTTCATCTAAACAGTCATGTGCACCTTAAAGGGACCCCAATGTATTTGAAAAAAGCCATTACTTTTATTAGGCATTCCTAACTATGTAAAGTTATGAGTAACGGTAACCTCCTAGCGAACCCCCTGGTACAGGTACTCCTGGCCACCTGTTTCACCTGGTTCATGACTGGTCTGGGAGCTTCCACCGTATTTTTAACCAAAAATGTAGGCCGCCGTTTACTGGACGCTTCTCTGGGTTTTGCAGCGGGAGTTATGATCTCGGTAAGTTTCTTCTCTCTGCTTTTACCCGCCGCTACTATTTACACCGCGCCTAACGTGCCCCAGTGGTTCCCGGTTATATTCGGCTTCCTGTTAGGGGCTTTATTTCTGGGGGTCAGTGACCGGTTACTGCCCCACGTTCACCCTGGAGCTCCCTGTGCCGAAGCAGAGGGTATCCACACCACCTGGAAACGTAACCGTCTCCTGGTGCTGGCCATGGTATTACACCACATCCCCGAGGGACTGGCCATAGGGGTGGCCTTCGCTGCGGCAGCATTAAGCTACAACCCTTACTCACTGATGGCCGCTATAACCCTGGCTATTGGGATGGGTATTCACAACTTCCCGGAGGGAATGGCGGTGGCCATGCCCATGCGGGCCGAGGGAAAATCAGCCCTGAAAAGTTTCTGGTACGGTCAGCTCTCCGGGGTCTTCGAACCCCTATCTGCATTTCTGGGATTTGTACTGGTGGCGGTGTTTCAGCCCCTCCTACCTTACGCCCTGGGATTCGCAGCCGGAGCCATGATCTACGTGGCGGTGGAGGAGCTCATACCCGAATGTCAGCGGGGTAACCACACCGACCTGGCCACCTTCTCCCTGATCCTGGGCTTCGCCCTGATGATGGGTCTGAACATCGGATTTGCATAAAAATAAGGTTTTTTTTATCTGAAAAATTTGATCATGGACTCCAGATCCCGTCCACTATTTATCTCCTGTTCCAGATCCAAGTCCAGGTAGACCTTTCGGCCCTTCCCGTAGCTGGAAGATAGAATTAAGAGGTTTCCCTTGAGTTTGTACCCATCCACCGGGGTGTGGCCCACCACCATGGCCTGGCAATTCACCTTATCCAGGAACTGGTTCACATCCCTTTTTTTGGCCTCACGACGCCATAAAAGATCGTAAAGGGGCTGATTATCCAGGTAACCATTCCTGGTGAGGTTTATGATATCCTCTAAACTGTTTACACTAGTTGGCCCGGCGTGACTGATGAAGACCTGATTATCGGTTCTGACCGCCACCGGCAGGGTCTGGAAGAAATTTATGTATTCTTCTAATTTTTCCTCCCAGGCGTCGGGGAAAGTCTTCTTAAGAAGCTGTTCAAAATTAAGGTTCTGGTTCACTCCACCCTTGTAGATCAGTATCTTGGTGAGGGTGGCCCATTCATGGTTTCCCAGGAGGGGATGGAAGTTATCATACTTAGCGGAGTAGTACTGCATCTCTTCAATGATGTCGATGGAGTGGTCGTTTTCCCGGCCCATGGCATGTATGAAGTCGCCGGTGAGGATCAGATGGCACTTGCGGTTGAAACACTTCCCCCACAGGGTCATTATCTTGTTAAAATCCTCCAGATTGCCATGCAGATCCGTCACCACCAGGGCCCGGCCCCGGCGGGGTAGGGTGACCAGGTCCCCCTCCACGTATTTCATAATAATTATTTATTTTTTTCTCATATTTAATGGGTGGCTTAGTGATTAATTATTATAGGTTCCTAGGCCCAAAATATAAGTAAGGTTTAGGGGGTTTGATAATTGTTGAACCTTGGGAAGTCCGGGGGGGTTCGACAGTGGTCAGGACTGATCCTGATCATCCTAGTTTTTATTTTACTAGTTTTAGCCATATTTCAGAGGGTAACCCTGAGTCAGTGGCTCCAGAACGAGGGATTAGACGTACTCTACGCGGTTATACTGGCCATCATAGCTGGACTGGGCATTGAATTCTTTTATCGGAAGTTTTCAACCAAATCCCGGTTCTCCAAGACCACCATGGTTCTGAAGCCCCGTAAGGTGCTGGCCCGGGTGAACCTGCCCGATGGTAAACACCTCACCATCAGCAAGTACAACCGCATCTTCGGCCGGGAAGATTTCCTGGGGGTGGTGGTCGGTGAAAAACTACTCTACATTGGGAAGGAACACTTCAAGATCACCCGCATGGATGATGGATTCTACATCGAGGACCTGGACACCAAGAACGGTACCTGGGTCAATGGGGAGAATATCCAGGGCCTGGGTAAGATTAAATTAATGCACAACGATGAGATCGACGTGGCCCACGCCCTCTCCACCGTGTACCAGGAAGAAGACCTTTGAAGGGTAGATAGAAATGAATTGTAAGTTTGCAGGCTGTGAATCTGAAGCCTACCAGGAGGAGGATTACTGCATCTTACACTTGGATCTGCCCACCACAGGTGAGGATCTGGAGTTAATAAAGGAGTTGAAGGAAGAGGAAGTGGAGAGGAAGATCCAAGCTGGTGATCTCAACTTCAAGGGGGCTAAGTTTTATGATGTTAACTTCAGTGGCCTGCACATCCCCGGGGACCTGGTCCTGACCCAGGCCGTGGTGGAGAACGACTTTCACTGCCTGGACTCCGAGGTGGATGGTGGGATCTGGTTCGACCAGGGCCGGGTAGGGGGACATGCATTCTTCGAATCCTCCCTCATCCGGGGGAGCATCTCCTTTTTCAGGGGGAAAGTGGGGGGTAACATCTCCTTCGACCATGCCCGGGTGGATAAGTACGTGTGGTTTGAGGGAGTGAAGGTAGATGGGGAGGCCTCCTTTAATCACT encodes:
- a CDS encoding TIR domain-containing protein, which translates into the protein MFEEELETHHLFITHNGPGDEEYLAFFQRLLEAPEFEWKDHGVPDMNQEEELEDQIRSAQVVVVLSGLYNRHRELVKKQVELALKLDKPIILIRPYGLEEVPPELDKLASGVVGWNRVCIVETILDVLGIE
- a CDS encoding AAA family ATPase, with translation MNTEQITPDILTRALEGVNYLPDENLVITLFLALQMKKPILVEGPPGTGKTELAKATSRALGREFFRVQCYEGITFEQIVGEWNYQKQLLQLEISRQKSGEEDIFQEGFFIKRPLLQAFINQQPAVILIDEIDKADEEVESFLLQALGEKEITVNDLGTFQLANDLLVVLTSNSQRTLLDETRDRCLYLYLDYPDPERELEIVKALVPEAPLPLLKEVVSLIQRIRRMDILKKPSIRATVDWVRSLLTLGEEEPSPEVLTETLGVVVKSQEDRKKVKEHLFKLEGHLYDDF
- a CDS encoding vWA domain-containing protein; this encodes MDKIVNFSDLLRRNGIPASIRSTQTACQVVEQFHLKEPQLQDALAAVYVKTQGQREKFNTLYETFFQGNPAPSPEEDVPKKKKVKSVVNIPSEGKNQHQFFFNEENQSELKAVEIQSTEVDYQPPLEDYLDLDEKRDLLHQDINTLNSFQPELFQLCQEMGKKIATLRSRRMRQAQRLRPDVRRTIRKNLKNGGTLLELVKTRPRIKGGYYYFLCDVSGSCDWISNWFFCLVYAAQNSFRRVRVFDFDNKVVETTSALGETGLLDAFTRVRDLRMKNLMIHGTSNMYQAFTDFQDRATLNGRSNLIILSDCRDWAGPKEDGQPLSASLIREMAGKSRRVLIFNPEENKKWDVVDSCVTEYRDAGAQVHEVRNLEQMARLVSFI
- a CDS encoding ZIP family metal transporter; translation: MSNGNLLANPLVQVLLATCFTWFMTGLGASTVFLTKNVGRRLLDASLGFAAGVMISVSFFSLLLPAATIYTAPNVPQWFPVIFGFLLGALFLGVSDRLLPHVHPGAPCAEAEGIHTTWKRNRLLVLAMVLHHIPEGLAIGVAFAAAALSYNPYSLMAAITLAIGMGIHNFPEGMAVAMPMRAEGKSALKSFWYGQLSGVFEPLSAFLGFVLVAVFQPLLPYALGFAAGAMIYVAVEELIPECQRGNHTDLATFSLILGFALMMGLNIGFA
- a CDS encoding metallophosphoesterase, yielding MKYVEGDLVTLPRRGRALVVTDLHGNLEDFNKIMTLWGKCFNRKCHLILTGDFIHAMGRENDHSIDIIEEMQYYSAKYDNFHPLLGNHEWATLTKILIYKGGVNQNLNFEQLLKKTFPDAWEEKLEEYINFFQTLPVAVRTDNQVFISHAGPTSVNSLEDIINLTRNGYLDNQPLYDLLWRREAKKRDVNQFLDKVNCQAMVVGHTPVDGYKLKGNLLILSSSYGKGRKVYLDLDLEQEINSGRDLESMIKFFR
- a CDS encoding FHA domain-containing protein: MNLGKSGGVRQWSGLILIILVFILLVLAIFQRVTLSQWLQNEGLDVLYAVILAIIAGLGIEFFYRKFSTKSRFSKTTMVLKPRKVLARVNLPDGKHLTISKYNRIFGREDFLGVVVGEKLLYIGKEHFKITRMDDGFYIEDLDTKNGTWVNGENIQGLGKIKLMHNDEIDVAHALSTVYQEEDL